GGGGGCGGGGGCGCCGTACGGCCCGAACCCGGCGGTGCCGGGGGCGAAGTGGGGCTGGGCGGTGTCAGGGGTGAACGGGCCGTACGGCGTGGGAGTGTCCGGGGCCGGCCGGCCGTACGGTGCCGGGCTGTTGGGAGGCGGCACGTACGGCGCGGCGGGGGTCGCGTGATCGAGGGATGAGGTCAGGGGCCCCGCCCCGGCGGTCGCCGGCACGGGCGGTCTCCCGCCGGCGGACGTCCCCGTGTCCGACGGCCGGAGATCCTGGCCGTGCGGCGGTACCGCGCACCGGTGCGCGACCTCCTCCTCGCGGGCCGCGAGGTCGGCGCCGAGTCCGGGCGGGAGCGCGTCCTTCCACACATCGGCCACTGAAGCGGGCCCGCCCTCATGAGCGGCCGTCCGTGGGTCGTCCGCAACCCGCCCCCGGCGCAGCCGGGCCGCCAACTCGGCGCTGTCCGGCCGCTTCTCGGGCCCCTTCGCCAGGCAGTCGCGGATCAGCGGGGCCAGTTCGGCCGGTACGCCGTCCAGGCGGGGCGGCTCGTGGACGATGCGGTAGAGCAGGGACGCGGCCGAGGGCTGCTCACCGGGATACTCGAAGGGTCCGGTGCCGGTCGCGGCGAACACCAGGACCGCGCCCAGGGAGAAGATGTCGCCCGCCTCGCCGACCGCTCCCCCGGCGGCCTGTTCGGGAGCGAGGTAGCCGGGCGAGCCGATGACACCGCCGGTGCTGGTGTGGCGGGAGTCGTCGGCGGCCCGGGCGATGCCGAAGTCGATGAGCATGGGGCGGTCACGGCCGAGCAGGACGTTGGACGGTTTGACGTCCCGGTGGGTGAGCCCGCAGGCGTGCACGGCGGCCAGCGCCGCGGCGAGTTCGGCGGCCAGGGCGCGCAAGGCGGCGGTCGGCAGTGGCCCGTGCCCGGCGACCCAGTCGGACAGGGCAGGAGCGGCGACGTACTCGGTGGCCAGCCACAGCGGGCGATGTCCGGGCGGGCTGAAGTCCACCACCGAGACGGTCCACGGGGAGCGGACGCGGTCACTGGTGCGGATCTCCCGGGCGAAGCGCCGCTCGAAGTCCGGGGCGGCGGTGAGGTCGGGCCGGACCGTCTTCAACGCCAGGGGACGGCCGGTCGGCGTGCGCGACAGATAGACCTGCCCCATACCGCCCGCGCCGAGCCGCGCCAGCAGCGGATAGCCGCCGATCGTGGCCGGATCCGTGCTCTCCAACGACTGCACGTACGCCTCCCCCTGGTCACTCACCCCGTGAAGGAAGCAGGATAGTAGGCGGCCCCGGCCGTGAACGGACCTCTGAAGGGTGCCTGACCCAACTGTGCGCTCTGCGTTGCGGATCGAGCAGCCGCTCGGGTGGGGCGATCCCCTGCTGGTGGCGGCGTCACTGCAGAGTGATCTCCTCGCCGATCGATTGCTCGCGGGCGGCCGCGACGACCAG
Above is a genomic segment from Streptomyces sp. SLBN-31 containing:
- a CDS encoding serine/threonine-protein kinase codes for the protein MSDQGEAYVQSLESTDPATIGGYPLLARLGAGGMGQVYLSRTPTGRPLALKTVRPDLTAAPDFERRFAREIRTSDRVRSPWTVSVVDFSPPGHRPLWLATEYVAAPALSDWVAGHGPLPTAALRALAAELAAALAAVHACGLTHRDVKPSNVLLGRDRPMLIDFGIARAADDSRHTSTGGVIGSPGYLAPEQAAGGAVGEAGDIFSLGAVLVFAATGTGPFEYPGEQPSAASLLYRIVHEPPRLDGVPAELAPLIRDCLAKGPEKRPDSAELAARLRRGRVADDPRTAAHEGGPASVADVWKDALPPGLGADLAAREEEVAHRCAVPPHGQDLRPSDTGTSAGGRPPVPATAGAGPLTSSLDHATPAAPYVPPPNSPAPYGRPAPDTPTPYGPFTPDTAQPHFAPGTAGFGPYGAPAPHTDGSARRRLRWTLAGSALAVAALVTGVLLWNPFDKEATGDGSTASPTPSSSAPALSTAWAGVWTGTGPGNPDADGQQHPRTESFTVTLTLHTAEVGELAGKQVSNIKEVGTGREVGCTEALELRSVRGTTATFVAATSHATNRSDTSLQCESGHLYVVQLTAADTISLGDEGSQSAGAPTALHHSRGTS